Sequence from the Aspergillus nidulans FGSC A4 chromosome III genome:
CTGCTCGCCTTCTCATTGGTAGTATCCGTGAGCGCTACCCCGACCTCCCTATTCACGTCCACACTCATGACTCTGCCGGTACTGGTGTGGCGTCCATGATTGCCTGCGCCCAGGCaggtgctgatgctgttgaCGCGGCCACTGATAGCCTTTCTGGAATGACCTCTCAGCCCAGCATTGGTGCCATCCTTGCTTCTCTTGAGGGCACTGAGCAGGACCCCGGTCTTGACAGCGCTCAAGTTCGGGCTCTTGACAGCTACTGGGCCCAGCTCCGTCTGCTTTACTCGCCTTTTGAAGCTGGTCTCACCGGGCCTGACCCTGAAGTCTACGAGCACGAAATTCCTGGTGGTCAGTTGACCAATCTTATCTTCCAGGCTAGCCAGCTCGGTCTAGGCCAGCAATGGGCCGAGACCAAGAAAGCCTACGAGGTTGCCAACGACCTGCTTGGCGACATTGTCAAGGTCACTCCTACCTCCAAGGTCGTCGGTGATTTGGCTCAATTCATCGTGTCCAACAAATTGACGCCTGAAGATGTTATCAACCGCGCAGGTGAGCTTGATTTCCCTGGCTCTGTCCTTGAGTTCCTCGAAGGTCTCATGGGCCAGCCGTACGGCGGTTTCCCCGAGCCTTTGCGTTCCAAGGCCCTCCGTGACCGCCGCAAGCTCGACAAGCGCCCTGGTCTTTTCCTGGAGCCCCTGGACTTGGCGAAGATAAAAAATGACCTTCGTGAGAAGTACGGCTCCGCCACCGAATACGACGTGGCTAGTTACGCTATGTACCCTAAGGTCTTTGAAGACTACAAGAAGTTCGTCCAGAAGTACGGAGAcctttctgttcttcctACCCGCTTCTTCCTGGCCAAGCCTGAGATTGGCGAGGAATTCCATGTCGAACTCGAAAAGGGTAAGGTACTGATCCTCAAGCTGCTTGCCATCGGTCCTCTTTCCGACCAGACTGGCCAGCGTGAGGTCTTCTACGAAGTCAACGGAGAGGTTCGTCAAGTCTCCGTCGACGATAAAAAGGCGTCCGTCGAGAACATTGCCCGCCCTAAGGCCGATGTCACCGACAGCAGCCAGGTCGGTGCTCCTATGAGCGGTGTTGTAGTCGAAATCCGTGTCCACGAGGGCTccgaggtcaagaagggtGACCCGATTGCTGTTCTCAGCGCCATGAAAATGGTATGTTTGTGTCTTTCCATTAGAGTTCTAGGCTCTTCGCTAATCATGCACTAGGAAATGGTCATATCCGCTCCGCACAGCGGCAAGGTGTCTGGATTGCTGGTTAAAGAGGGCGACTCTGTTGATGGGCAGGATCTCATCTGCAAGATTGCCAAGGCTTAATAATGAAAATCTGAAGGGAACATACGTTACCGGGATTGACGGCTGGATCTTTTGACTCTATTTCTACTTTCATAAATGAACGGAGGAGTGGTTGCACGGCGAAGACATTTGAACAGGGATACTTTATCGTTGGTTAGAGAAAGCTAGTGACCACGGATATATGTCTATGGGTTTTGGGCCTCTaaggcttctttttctgctcTTTATGTTGTTTGTTTGTTAGTTTAGTTTTATGATATGATGATCAACAAACTCAGTTCATGATACATGAATGAACCTATAGACTAAATGATATCAGTGGTTCATCCTTAGTAGTTATGTTTGATTCGTCGACATGGTAAATATCTACATATAACGCCGCAAATTTAACCCccatatatccactatatatcTCGCTAAAGGGTATTTTTGCTACTTTTCATGGAGGCAATCTCTTAAAAAATTAGAAAAGGGGGTTTTTGAGGTTTGTAATtcataaaaaaaagaaggccATGGGATGACCCGGGATCGAACCGGGGACTTCTAGATACCTAGAACAGGCTTAGGATGAAGTTTGATCTTCAGTCTAGCACTCATACCAACTGAGTTATCACCCCATTGGTTGATCATAGCTCATTGCTTTCAAAATTCATACTGAGGCTTTTATACCGGTTCCGCTAAGGAACTCTAAGCCGCATCGTCATAGTGAGTACCGCAATTGTTTTCTAACTACCTTTCCTACTAGAACAATCCTCTGAAATTACTCAAGAAACTTTCACTAGCCATGCCTTCCAGTCCGCCGCCGGACGGCGGCAACGCCAACAAAACCTCAATAAAACCCGTTTCCCTCTCGCTGGGATCCTCAAAAAAGTTACCCATCAAAAAACCCGTGTCTAGCCACACCCTTGCGCGCCGGCCACATCATAATCTGCCATATCACCATGACTCTGACTCCGATGATAACGGTGGCGATAGCGAGCCTGCATTTCAGTCTGTTACGGGCTTCGACACTCTCACGGGCAGGACGTTAGACGCATCCGGtgcggaggaaaagaagccgtTGACGATTCCTGTGGCGAGCGGTAATAACTGGCGTGATCGGCCGGGTGTTATTCGGAGGTCGAAGGGAAAAAACTTACTGCCGAAGGAGGTACAGGCGTTGCAAGAGGCACAGAGTAAGGGAGAGGTCCCGGGGGACGGGGATGCTGTGGGGCCGAGTATGCAGTATGGGTTGAGCTTTGCGAAGCAGCCTCAGAATGATGGTGGTGACcagaagatggaagatgcGGCGCTGCCGGCTGTAGAGGCCGCTGAAAAGGCGAAACCGCTTACGGAGGATGAGATTGCGTTGCAGGCACTTGTGAGAGAGAGTAGAGGCGAGGTGGAGGGGAGGTCGGATCTTGTCATAGAGTCTACGCGAGCGGGAGAaggggaggcggaggaagatgtcaACGAGTTCTATGACGGTCATAACAGCGAGACGAGATCTTTCCGGGCAGATGTTGCGGCGAGACCTGAGTCCGCGACGCTGGAGCAGTATAATACCATCCCTGTGGAAGAGTTTGGCGCTGCTCTTCTGCGTGGTATGGGCTGGAAAGAAGGGCAGGCCGTTGGGAAGG
This genomic interval carries:
- the spp2 gene encoding spliceosome ATPase-activating subunit SPP2 (transcript_id=CADANIAT00005991) yields the protein MPSSPPPDGGNANKTSIKPVSLSLGSSKKLPIKKPVSSHTLARRPHHNLPYHHDSDSDDNGGDSEPAFQSVTGFDTLTGRTLDASGAEEKKPLTIPVASGNNWRDRPGVIRRSKGKNLLPKEVQALQEAQSKGEVPGDGDAVGPSMQYGLSFAKQPQNDGGDQKMEDAALPAVEAAEKAKPLTEDEIALQALVRESRGEVEGRSDLVIESTRAGEGEAEEDVNEFYDGHNSETRSFRADVAARPESATLEQYNTIPVEEFGAALLRGMGWKEGQAVGKGKYGSADPSRASTPHIPARRPGFLGIGAKDVSNGKAEVELGAWGKAAMRKGSKKAGEATKNGEGNTEGIYMPVLMRNKKTGEMITEEELAAMAKEAKKRDDSEDWKEERDRNSERSERDKDHHRDRDRDRDSRRLEYDDTYRYESRRNGSSRRDRSRSTSDRHSRRRKYEGDDGDRRDDRYYRDRDRERRSDPVRDRDRNRDRKSRYYDDDRNSSWYSSSTASSKQRNRDRDRDRDNDRDSRRRK